The window ACAGTGCACAAAGTAAGGCCTGGTGAGCCGAAAGGCATTACGAAGTCGATCTCTGGCTGTATAGGCATAAAAGTGACGGTGATCGTGGATAATTTCCGGCCCGTATCGGATGAACTGAACCGGCACCTCGTCAAACAGGGTAATCAACAGGGTATCCAGCACTTCCTGATCGCCGTAGAGCGCACGCGGACGATCCACAAATCCCTGATAGTTACGCTGAGCTTGCAGGTAAATCTCGTGCTGCAGATGCGTGCACCAGCTTTCGATCAATGGGCGATGCCAGCGCGTCACGCGTAGCACTGCGCTGTTCAGCCCGGTTGTCAGATCTCGCTTTTTTTTGTAGCCCCAGATACGTGCTTTCTCTTCCCCCAGCGTGGTGTCATAACATCGTCCCAGATCTTCTGCCGCTACCAGCACCTCGGCCGGCATTCTTTCCCACAGAGGACGCGGATTGCGAAGCAGCATTACATCGGCATCCAGCCAGATTACTTCATCAATGCCCTGATTCATCAGCGAGAGTAAAACTTCAGGTTTGGCCGACCATCCTTCGCTTTTCAGCGCTATGCAGTGAACCTGAACCTGAGGTACATGTCGATGTATCCAGTCGGTCAGCGTGCCGGGTAGCTCAGGTAGAACAACATGAAGCATATCGTCCGGCGCATGCTCGGCCACCGATAACATCAGAAGTTTCAGCCCGATTGCGTTGCGCAAAGGTCTATTATCATAAGTCACGTAATGTATGGGGGCTTGTGCCATAATATTTGCTTTTTTAATCTATGACTTAGTGTCGATGATAGAACGTTCCCACAGCCTTGCTGACCAGGTAGTTCAGACGTCTGAGACGTCGACGTAACGGTGAATAGAGCTGAATCGGTCCATCGATATATTTCAGAAACTCAGCATCGGGTAACCCGGGCAGCCGGCCCCGCTTCAGCAGCAGCCAGAGAAAATTCTTTTTCCAGGGTTTTGGTGCATCCACGGCGTGTGACATGGTAAAGCCGGCCCCGGTAAAGTCCATCGCATCCGTCCCCATGACACTGAGTGGCACGTCGGTCACCATCACGCTCAGGTTCAGCATGTCCTGATCGGCTACATAGAAGGGGTGGCTGCGATCCCCAATGTTGTACCCTGCATAGTTTTTAAAACTGGCGATGTTAATCCCCTTCTTATGCAGCGCCTCCATCAGCGCACGCCACGTTTCCAGCAACGCCCGATGCTCACGACGCACTCCGACAAATCCACTGTTGTAGTATTCGTCAGAGCACCGCTGCACCGTAAATCCCTGCTGGCAAGCAAATGTCTGCCACTGGCGCCGAAATGGATGCGTGGCTGGCATATGCGCATAGGCGCCATCCAGGCAGAGTGCCACGCCACTATCAACCCATTCTTCAAAAAAAGACCAGCGGCATTTGATCACGATGTCCGGATCGAAATAGAACAATCGTTCGGCCCTCATACCATACCGATCCCACAGATCCAGCATGAAGTAAGGCTTATAGTTTGAAAAGAAGATGCTGGTCTGCAGCGGTAGAAATCGGATGATGCAACCCGGTGCAACTTCCAGGTCGCAGCCTTCTTCTGTCCGGCGTGCCGCCTGTGCCCAGGGGGGCAGTTTTCCTCGATAACCTACCCATACCATGCCCCGAAAGCCGTGGCGATAAAGCGAGTTCACCAGGGCGCCCACGCCGTAATGGTAGTGGCCCTCAAAGAGGGTGCAGACGGCCGAACTCGCTTCGGCTGTTTCAGGCATAGCGCGCTTCATGTGGTCGAAGCTAAAAGTTCTCGGCCGGTAAGCAATGCCCAGAACCGGGCACGTTGATCCGAAAGTCGAAAGCGTTCTCGAGCCAGCTGCACCGCGCCAGCGACAAGCTGGGTGCGGTTCTCCAGCGCCTGCTCAATCCCTCGGCACAGAGCCTCCACATCCAGGGTATGCACCTGAACAGCCGCATCGTAGCGCGCCAGTAACTGCGCTGCTGCAGCATCTGGCGGTCCATGATACAGAATCGGCAACCCGCTCCCCAGATACGTTACCAGCTTGGTCGATAGACTGTAGCGGGTAAACCAGCTGTATTGTTCACCAAAAGGCAATGGCAGATAGAGCACATCCACCTGTTCCAGGTCGCGCAGCACCTCGGCCTCCGGGGCATACGGTAACTCCTGTACCGGTACCTGCGCCGGGCGTACTGGAAGGCGGCTGCCTCGTGTTACCAGCGCCACCTGCCAGTCGGGTCGATGTGCCCGCAGGCGATCCAGAGCCTCGGCCAGCCGCTGAAAATTTGGATGGTAAGACAGATGCAGGGCCCCCATGAAGTACACCACGGCTCGACCGGATGGACGCGGCCGCGGCTTCGCCGGCAATTCATCGGGAAGGCCGTCGGTTATAACCTCGTAAGGCCGCTGGCCAAACCATCGGCAATAGGCCTCTCCCATCGCTTCCGAAATCACAATCCGTCCGGTAGCCCGCCGCCAGACGTAGGCCAGCCGATCCATCAAAAAATCCAGCTCAGGATGGCCAGCCAGGTTATAACGCAAATCATCATGCACGTTCAGGAAGTACGGTAGTCCATGCCGCTCGGCAATCTGAAACGCCTGCCAGAAGGCTTCGCCATGGGGAATGGCGTGGACGGCGGTGGCTCCTGCTTCCAGAATGGTGTGCTCCAGTGCTCGCTCGAAAGCCGGCCGCCGCCACTTCGCAATCCAGCGCAGGTAACGGGCAAAGCGGGTAGCTTCAAGCCGTCCAAAGTACGGCCGAGGTGGTAGGTGCACTTCTCGTCCGAAAGGCGGTGGCGCCGGCGGCCGCACGCTCGTACAGATGCTCAGAAACGGTACGGGCGCTTCCTCCAGCAGAGCACGCAGAATGCGTCCCCCGCCGCTGCTGTCACGCAGCCCGAACGGCTGCACAAAAGCGATCAGGCCGCCTGCTGGGCTTTCATGCGCTCGACCCATCCCTGGTAGATCTCCTCAAAAATGTCCGGCAGTTTCTTCGTGATGTCCCACTGCGGATAGTGGGTTTTCATTTTGGTCAGATCCGAAATGTAGCAAATGTGGTCCCCCTCACGTGGCCTGTCCACATACTCATAGCTCATCTTCCTGCCCGAAAGGGCCTCGATCATTTCGAAAGCTTCCAGAATGGAGCAACTATTACCACGTCCTCCACCCAGGTTGTACACTTCGGCCACACGGGGTTCTTCAATAAAGCATTCAATAAATCGGGCTACGTCATAAGCGTGAATATTGTCTCGCACCTGTTTTCCTTTGTAGCCATAGATCGTATAGGTACGCCCGGTTACATTGCATTTAATGAGATAGCTCAGGAAGCCATGTAACTCTACCCCGGCATGATGTGGCCCGGTCAGGCACCCGCCCCGTAAGCAGCAGGTCTTCATTCCGAAGTAGCGTCCGTACTCCTGGACCATGATGTCTGCCGCCACCTTCGAAGCCCCGAAGATGGAATGCTTCGACTGATCAATCCGGAAAGTCTCCGGGATACCGTTGTAGTAGGCAGGATCGGCATAATCCCAGCGTTTTTCCAGCTCAACGAGCGGTAGCTCATTGGGGGCATCCCCATAGACTTTGTTTGTGGACAGATGCACAAATACGGCCTCCGGGGCATAACGCCGGGTCGCTTCGAGCAGGTTGAGCGTACCCACCGCATTGACATCGAAGTCCTCAAAGGGGATCTGCGCAGCCTTGTCGTGCGACGGCTGCGCAGCGGCGTGCACAATCGCATCCGGTCGCAGTGTCTCGATCAGTTCAAGCACGCCCTGCCGATCCCGAATGTCCAGCTCGTGATGGGTAAACCGAGGGAGCGTCTCTTCCAGGCGACGCTGGTTCCAGCGCGTATCACCTTCTGGACCGAAAAAAAACGCCCGCATGTTGTTGTCCACACCGTGCACGTCCCATCCCCGATGGGAGAAGTAGGTGGCCACTTCGGAGCCGATCAGTCCCGAAGAGCCTGTAACCAGAAGTTTGCGCATAGATTTCATAGCTTAAGAGTTAATTCATTTACTTTACGCATACGCCCAGAAAAAAGCCTCCGTGCGTATCTATAGAGTAACATGTCCAAATGATTCAATCGAGCTAATTGCTGGTATATCTCTGGAGAAACCTCATTTAATTTTGGACGCGAGTGTGTTTGCTTGAGTCGGATATTTTGAGCCCTCACCCGCCATCCAAAAGTCCAAGCGAAAAGCCGAATCGAATCTTCAAATCGCTCTTGCAAACCAAAGCAGGCAAAACGACAACGCAGGTTAAAGCAGGCTTGGCGCAGTGCCCATCGTCCAAAGTTCTCATGCTTTATATAGTCTTGCAGTTTATGCCAGGGTATACCCGCCAACATCATGGTCATCTCATTGCGAAATCTGGGCTGCGCATAAAAGGTCAATAGATCCATCGAAGTAGCAACTTCATAACGATCATGGCGGCAAAAACGAGGATTACACTGTCGGATAAAAAAGTAATGTGAAAGAGCACGGTCTACCGGATGCCGCAAGAATGTAAGATACACAACGGGCCGCCGCGTCAGCCAATGTAATCCGTAGGCTACATGGCCTCGCACAAAACGGTGCTCTGGGTGTAGTCTTTTTCGAAAAGCTCGGATGGTTACCCCGTCTAAGATTTGGTCATCCGTAAAGTTTGCCCGAATTACCCGCTCGAAGAAAGAAGTACCTGCCGTTTTTTGCACGTGTACAAACACGTAAAGGACATTTTCCGGCAAATAAGGCTGGGAATATGTAGAGAATGTGACTACCATCCGGCAAATTGCAGCAGCTTTTGAAGCACCCGAATATAAAGCTTATGGCTTTGACTCTGCGTAGCCCGCAGCCAGGCATGCACCGTCCTCTCAAAAGGCGTACGCGGATCGCGAAGCTGCCCATTTCGGGGCCATCCTTTCCGCGCAGCAAGTGCTGCCCAGTCCTGATCCCAGATATTCAGCTTTCGGAAACGCTCCGGTCCATGTTCAAGGAGCAGCTTCAGAACCTCCGCGTCCCAGTAATAATCATCCTGTTTCGGAATAGTCCGCATGTCAATGCCCAGCGCCTCGTATCCGGCCAGCCATTCCGGACGTACCGGCCCTGCCCTGCGGATTGCGGCTTCCATGTGATGATACTGGCGAAAAATGGTGATCGGTCGCTTTCCGGGATCATTCAACCGCTCCCAGACCTGATACCAGCGCTGTTTACTGCGCATTCGCGCCCAGTCGGCATACTGATAGTGTAACACCTTGATCTCTTTAAAATACCGTGCCGGTGCACTCGGGGGAATGGGCACGCGCGGACTGTGGATCGGTCGTCCTTTGTGAGGGGTGCCGTCATCCACAAAGCCGAACGGCTTGTACGACGGATCAACCCAGGCGCAGGAAACATTCGGACCGATGTTCGCCCACTGGAAATACAGTACCGTACCGGCCGGAGCCGCCAGCAATTGCTCCCATTCCTCACTCTCCATCCAGTTGGCCGAAAGCATTTCGTCAGCATCCAGCGCGATCAGAATGCGTTTGCCCGTAACCGGCAGGCCACGGGCCGTGTCGATCAGCAGTCGTTGACGCGCTCCTTCATCATAGGCTTTATAAGGATTATCCACCAGCACGACCTTTTCAAACCGTCGGGCAATTTCTCGGGAGCCATCGGTAGACTGCTGATCCGCAACGACGATATAGTCGGCCCACGTGGAGGCGCACTGTAGAAAGCGTTCCAGAATCCAGGCCTCGTTACGCACCGGCGTCAAACAGATCAGGGTAGCCTGCTTGTCTGCTGTTGCTCGCCTCATGGCTGGGACGTCCTCCCAGGGTGCAGCCTCGGCCATATCGGTTTATTTCTTTCTTTTTGAAAGGCATGTATGGTCGTTTATTGTACCAAAAAGCAAGCCAGGCTTTGCTTTCAAACCCGAGTGCCATCTTTTCTTTCGTGCTTCCCTCCAGAGAAAACCAGCCCGAAGGCCTGAGCGCCGCACTCGGCCAGGACCTCAACCCGTTCAGAATTTCAAGCGATAACCTCAGTTTCTCTTCCGCTCCCCTTCTCAGGGGGAGCTGGTCCAAAGAACCCGAGGAGGTCCCTCAAGCATTAAGGCGCCAGTACATAACCCTTCAGCAACTACGCCCGGCCTCTCTTCCCTCTCGCTCTCCCTTCCCGGGGGAGCTGTCGCGAAGCGACTGAGGGGGTGTTCCGCTGGGATAGAGCACCGCCGTATGGGACCGTAGCGGTGATGGCTGAGGTAAGGCCCCTCCCCCTGTCCCCCTCCCCAGAGGGGAGGGGGAATACCATGCAAAAGTCTCTGCAGAGATCCATCGCCCATGCCACAAACGCCCCCTCTCGAAATCAAACCTCTGCTCCCCCTCCCAGGGGGAGCTGTCGCGAAACGACTGAGGGGGTGTTCCGCCGAACAAAAACGCCAGTCTCCGGAATAAGGGCGAAGGTAGTTTCCCCCTCCC is drawn from Rhodothermus sp. and contains these coding sequences:
- a CDS encoding putative nucleotide-diphospho-sugar transferase; translated protein: MRNAIGLKLLMLSVAEHAPDDMLHVVLPELPGTLTDWIHRHVPQVQVHCIALKSEGWSAKPEVLLSLMNQGIDEVIWLDADVMLLRNPRPLWERMPAEVLVAAEDLGRCYDTTLGEEKARIWGYKKKRDLTTGLNSAVLRVTRWHRPLIESWCTHLQHEIYLQAQRNYQGFVDRPRALYGDQEVLDTLLITLFDEVPVQFIRYGPEIIHDHRHFYAYTARDRLRNAFRLTRPYFVHCVAFKPWMVGPAFHEDTGGEYFHESTQLKPYVWYARRYADQLEEPEENLNFWLHYRTFFGRLCQVLTLNNPHLQGLGLWLLDRYLRWRKR
- a CDS encoding NAD-dependent epimerase/dehydratase family protein, with protein sequence MRKLLVTGSSGLIGSEVATYFSHRGWDVHGVDNNMRAFFFGPEGDTRWNQRRLEETLPRFTHHELDIRDRQGVLELIETLRPDAIVHAAAQPSHDKAAQIPFEDFDVNAVGTLNLLEATRRYAPEAVFVHLSTNKVYGDAPNELPLVELEKRWDYADPAYYNGIPETFRIDQSKHSIFGASKVAADIMVQEYGRYFGMKTCCLRGGCLTGPHHAGVELHGFLSYLIKCNVTGRTYTIYGYKGKQVRDNIHAYDVARFIECFIEEPRVAEVYNLGGGRGNSCSILEAFEMIEALSGRKMSYEYVDRPREGDHICYISDLTKMKTHYPQWDITKKLPDIFEEIYQGWVERMKAQQAA
- a CDS encoding glycosyltransferase family 2 protein; the protein is MRRATADKQATLICLTPVRNEAWILERFLQCASTWADYIVVADQQSTDGSREIARRFEKVVLVDNPYKAYDEGARQRLLIDTARGLPVTGKRILIALDADEMLSANWMESEEWEQLLAAPAGTVLYFQWANIGPNVSCAWVDPSYKPFGFVDDGTPHKGRPIHSPRVPIPPSAPARYFKEIKVLHYQYADWARMRSKQRWYQVWERLNDPGKRPITIFRQYHHMEAAIRRAGPVRPEWLAGYEALGIDMRTIPKQDDYYWDAEVLKLLLEHGPERFRKLNIWDQDWAALAARKGWPRNGQLRDPRTPFERTVHAWLRATQSQSHKLYIRVLQKLLQFAGW